A genomic window from Glaciihabitans sp. INWT7 includes:
- a CDS encoding permease — translation MPTLGPWSLPNHLQDLLTLSISVIVESLPFVVLGIVLSIVVQVWVPDRWIMRVLPRNAVLRRAMISFLGIFLPVCECGNVPLARGLIVKGFTVSESMTFLLAAPIVNPITILTTGQAFGFDSWVFFARLVGGFLIANVIGWLFSKHPDQDSLLTDRFAAECRLPDSHEHDQTRWQKSVELFTRESGVIMPALFIGSLVAGFVQVAIPRSVLLNLGSNPVWSILAMMVLAFVISVCSNVDAFFILPFASTFLPGSIAVFLIFGPIIDIKMLTLMRTTFRAKVLVQLTVIVGLLSALIGLVVNYVA, via the coding sequence GTGCCGACCCTCGGTCCGTGGTCGTTGCCGAATCATCTGCAGGATCTCCTCACGCTGAGTATCAGCGTCATTGTCGAGTCTCTGCCATTCGTCGTCCTCGGTATCGTGTTGTCGATAGTCGTTCAGGTGTGGGTTCCCGACCGGTGGATCATGCGCGTGCTTCCGCGGAATGCGGTGCTGCGGCGGGCGATGATCTCGTTTCTCGGGATCTTCCTTCCGGTCTGCGAGTGCGGCAATGTGCCCCTTGCCCGTGGACTGATCGTGAAGGGCTTCACGGTTTCCGAGTCGATGACGTTTCTTCTCGCGGCGCCGATCGTCAATCCGATCACCATCCTGACCACCGGCCAGGCCTTTGGATTCGACAGTTGGGTGTTCTTCGCGCGTCTGGTGGGGGGTTTCCTGATCGCGAACGTCATCGGTTGGCTGTTTTCGAAGCATCCGGATCAGGACAGTCTGTTGACTGATCGCTTTGCCGCCGAGTGCCGGTTGCCTGATTCCCACGAACACGACCAGACCCGGTGGCAGAAGAGCGTGGAGCTCTTTACCCGCGAGAGTGGCGTGATCATGCCTGCCCTCTTCATCGGATCGTTGGTGGCCGGCTTTGTTCAGGTAGCGATTCCGCGCTCGGTGTTGCTGAATCTCGGGAGCAATCCGGTCTGGTCGATCCTCGCGATGATGGTGCTCGCGTTCGTCATCTCGGTCTGCTCCAATGTCGATGCCTTTTTCATTCTTCCCTTCGCCAGCACCTTTCTGCCGGGGTCGATCGCGGTGTTCCTGATCTTCGGCCCGATCATCGACATCAAGATGCTGACTCTGATGCGCACGACATTCAGGGCGAAGGTTCTTGTGCAACTCACGGTGATTGTCGGTCTGTTGAGTGCGCTGATCGGATTGGTGGTCAACTATGTGGCGTAG
- a CDS encoding TIGR03943 family protein → MWRSFRRWQGITLIAAALVSTIWLAVTNQLILYIHPRYIVFTVIMAALGLILAIASAAHKSDHDHDPEPTRVGKALSAAATVLTLVLAVGLIVVPPATLTTATADQRVINSTGVGAGTKSVAAVSSASQGAFAKFTVQDWASLLRQTTDASFYRDKPAHIVGFITKDTDDPQNVFYLTRFVITCCAVDAQPIGVPVFMPNWQNSFTADGWVRATGSFETNPSSNSKQPIALVPTDTVKVKQPSEPYLY, encoded by the coding sequence ATGTGGCGTAGTTTCCGACGCTGGCAGGGCATCACCCTCATTGCCGCGGCTCTCGTTTCGACGATCTGGCTGGCGGTGACGAATCAGCTCATCCTGTATATCCACCCGCGGTATATCGTGTTCACCGTGATCATGGCAGCCCTCGGGCTGATCCTCGCGATCGCCAGTGCGGCGCACAAGTCCGACCATGACCACGACCCGGAACCGACACGCGTCGGTAAGGCGCTGTCCGCTGCCGCGACGGTGCTGACTCTCGTGCTCGCGGTCGGTCTGATCGTCGTCCCGCCGGCAACGCTCACGACGGCGACTGCCGATCAGCGGGTGATCAACAGCACCGGGGTGGGAGCGGGTACCAAGTCCGTCGCCGCCGTCTCCTCCGCCTCCCAGGGAGCGTTCGCGAAGTTCACCGTGCAGGATTGGGCCTCCCTGCTACGCCAGACAACCGATGCCAGCTTTTATCGGGATAAACCGGCCCACATCGTCGGCTTCATCACGAAAGACACAGACGACCCGCAGAATGTCTTCTACCTAACTCGCTTTGTGATCACCTGCTGCGCTGTCGACGCGCAACCGATCGGTGTGCCCGTGTTCATGCCCAATTGGCAGAACAGCTTTACCGCGGATGGATGGGTGCGCGCGACCGGCTCGTTCGAGACGAATCCGAGCAGCAACAGCAAACAGCCGATTGCGCTGGTACCGACGGACACGGTCAAGGTGAAGCAGCCAAGTGAGCCATACCTCTACTGA
- the istB gene encoding IS21-like element helper ATPase IstB, with protein MSPTTTSITTTLRRRRGMTEQAANAAVDQACRRLRLPTIRAVVEEAIGAAQKEQLTYQGFLAELLLAECDDRDRRSSVRRVKAAGFPRDKWLGDFDFDANPNINPATVHTLASGDWVRKGQPLCLIGDSGTGKTHLLIGLGTAAAEAGYRVKYTLATRLVNELVEAADEKVLARTIARYGRVDLLMIDELGYMELDRRGAELLFQVLTEREEKNSVAIASNESFSGWTKTFTDPRLCAAIVDRLTFGGNIIETGTDSYRLAHTKTTRQHDQPLRRNSP; from the coding sequence ATGAGCCCCACAACCACGTCGATCACGACGACGCTGCGCCGCCGTCGCGGGATGACCGAGCAAGCCGCGAATGCTGCCGTCGATCAGGCCTGTCGGCGCCTGCGGCTGCCGACAATTCGGGCGGTGGTGGAGGAAGCTATCGGTGCCGCGCAGAAGGAGCAACTGACCTACCAGGGTTTCCTCGCTGAGCTATTGCTGGCCGAGTGCGACGACCGTGACCGCCGTTCCTCGGTCCGCCGAGTCAAGGCAGCCGGCTTCCCGAGGGACAAATGGTTGGGCGACTTCGATTTCGACGCGAACCCGAACATCAACCCCGCCACCGTCCACACCCTCGCCTCCGGTGACTGGGTCCGCAAAGGCCAACCACTGTGCCTAATCGGGGACTCCGGCACCGGTAAAACCCACCTACTCATCGGGTTGGGTACAGCCGCGGCCGAGGCTGGCTACCGAGTCAAATACACCCTCGCAACCCGCCTGGTCAATGAACTCGTCGAGGCCGCCGACGAGAAAGTGTTAGCCCGCACCATCGCCCGCTACGGCCGCGTCGATCTCCTCATGATCGACGAGCTGGGATACATGGAACTAGACCGGCGCGGTGCCGAACTGCTCTTCCAAGTGCTGACCGAGAGGGAAGAGAAAAACAGCGTCGCGATCGCCTCGAACGAGTCGTTCAGCGGCTGGACGAAGACATTCACCGACCCCCGGCTGTGTGCAGCGATCGTTGACCGGCTCACCTTCGGCGGCAACATCATCGAAACAGGCACCGACTCCTACCGCCTCGCGCACACCAAAACAACCAGGCAACACGACCAACCGCTGAGACGAAATAGCCCGTAA
- the istA gene encoding IS21 family transposase, with translation MRLLKVDVFAEIRRDARIEGLSVRELARRHNVHRRTVRAALESAQPPARKAHVRSSPRLEPFVAAIDAMLTADLDAPRKQRHTATRILARLAEEHGATALSYSTVRDYVRVRRVEIEVEAGRRVNAFVPQGHAPGAEAEVDFGEVWVILAGVKTKCHLFVFRLSHSGKAIHRVYSTQGQEAFLEGHIDAFETIGGIPTRHIRYDNLTSAVTKVLFGRSRVENPRWVLFRSHYGFDSFYCEPGIKGAHEKGGVEGEVGRFRRNHLSPMPVTDSLAELNDRIRAWDQADDRRRIATRIRTVGADFTTEQPLLAPLPLERFDPGLSLTPRVDRSSLITVRMAKYSVPARLIGRQVRVSLRASELVVFDGRTIVARHARVVARGGESVDLDHYLDVLKLKPGALPGSTALAHARATGSFTAAHEAFWAAARKTDGDAVATRELIDVLLLHRSMDAADVIAGLQAAVTVGAVTADVVAVEARLHASQHPETPDKPSSSRDRVRFLSVEQQRAEPRVVSLTQRRLADPAAVIAGLPPDRRPIPSMAGYDELLHLPGLARGEELPAREETGS, from the coding sequence ATGAGGTTGTTAAAGGTGGATGTGTTCGCGGAGATCCGCAGGGATGCCCGAATTGAGGGGCTGTCGGTGCGGGAGCTGGCGCGCCGACATAATGTGCACCGGCGGACGGTGCGGGCTGCGTTGGAATCGGCCCAGCCGCCGGCACGGAAAGCTCATGTGAGATCCTCGCCTCGTCTTGAGCCGTTCGTCGCAGCGATCGACGCCATGTTGACGGCGGATCTGGATGCTCCGCGGAAGCAACGTCATACCGCGACCCGGATCCTGGCCCGGCTGGCAGAGGAGCACGGGGCAACAGCCCTGTCGTATTCGACGGTTCGGGATTATGTGCGGGTGCGTCGGGTGGAGATTGAGGTCGAGGCCGGCCGCCGTGTGAACGCGTTCGTCCCGCAAGGGCACGCGCCGGGAGCAGAGGCCGAGGTCGACTTCGGTGAGGTGTGGGTGATCCTGGCTGGGGTGAAGACGAAGTGCCACCTGTTCGTCTTCCGCCTCTCCCACTCGGGTAAGGCCATCCACCGGGTGTATTCGACGCAGGGGCAGGAGGCGTTCTTGGAGGGCCATATTGACGCGTTCGAGACGATCGGTGGGATCCCGACCAGGCATATCCGTTACGACAACCTGACGTCCGCCGTCACGAAGGTGCTCTTCGGTCGCAGCCGGGTAGAGAACCCCCGCTGGGTGCTGTTCCGCTCGCACTATGGGTTCGACTCGTTCTATTGCGAGCCGGGTATCAAGGGTGCGCATGAGAAGGGTGGCGTCGAGGGTGAGGTTGGCAGGTTTCGCCGCAACCACCTCTCACCGATGCCCGTGACCGATTCTCTGGCCGAACTGAACGACCGCATTCGCGCTTGGGATCAAGCCGACGACCGCCGGCGCATCGCAACCAGGATCCGCACCGTAGGTGCAGACTTCACCACCGAGCAACCCCTGCTGGCACCGTTACCTCTGGAGCGGTTCGATCCGGGCCTGTCGTTGACACCACGGGTAGACCGGTCCAGCCTCATCACCGTGCGGATGGCGAAATACTCCGTGCCCGCACGCCTGATCGGCCGACAGGTGCGAGTATCTCTGCGGGCGTCGGAGCTGGTGGTCTTCGACGGTCGTACGATTGTCGCCCGGCATGCCCGGGTGGTCGCCCGCGGCGGGGAGTCGGTTGATCTGGACCACTACCTCGATGTGCTGAAGCTGAAGCCGGGAGCATTGCCTGGCTCGACCGCTCTCGCACACGCGCGGGCCACGGGATCGTTCACGGCGGCGCATGAAGCATTCTGGGCTGCCGCCCGCAAAACCGACGGAGATGCCGTCGCCACCCGGGAGCTGATCGATGTCCTGTTGTTGCACCGCTCCATGGACGCCGCTGATGTTATTGCGGGTCTCCAGGCCGCGGTGACGGTCGGTGCGGTGACCGCGGATGTCGTCGCGGTCGAAGCCCGCCTGCACGCCTCACAACACCCCGAAACACCCGACAAGCCATCTTCCAGTCGTGATCGGGTCCGATTCCTATCTGTGGAGCAGCAACGAGCAGAACCTCGGGTGGTGAGTCTCACCCAACGGCGTCTGGCGGATCCGGCGGCGGTGATCGCGGGTCTACCACCGGACCGACGACCAATCCCATCGATGGCTGGATACGACGAACTACTCCATCTACCCGGCTTGGCACGAGGCGAAGAATTACCAGCGAGGGAAGAGACCGGATCATGA
- a CDS encoding IS30 family transposase, which produces MAFDAARRPRPGKLSSPGLLRDQVIAGLKGKLSPEQISGRLRVDYPDELSMRVSHETIYRALYSSSRTALTRSAVSAVRTGRTTRKRRRKTTGRVGRIQNMTLIAERPVFVEDRTIPGAWEGDLIIGKANKSAIGTLVERSSGKVMLLRIPDAKHRADHVRDGLIGLFRDLPEQLRGSLTWDQGVEMHQHAGVTEAIGLPIYFCDPHSPWQRGSNENINGLLDWSPKVGHLIQGPSFRSSQMYLKSTLSHPDAVSAVEMFEQGFTAKSVALALDLAGAPVQMLYQRWQLRGSGALVTRERKQYDFDTKLQIVLRHTKGESGRALAEEFGLPSPSTVANWTSKYRREGPDGLSPKRRGRPPTTRKDAPPETETEALRRENERCL; this is translated from the coding sequence ATCGCGTTCGATGCTGCCCGGAGGCCACGCCCTGGCAAACTCAGCTCGCCAGGGCTGCTGCGTGATCAAGTGATCGCGGGGTTGAAGGGCAAACTATCGCCTGAGCAGATCTCTGGGCGGCTGCGCGTTGACTATCCCGACGAGCTCTCGATGCGCGTCTCGCACGAGACCATCTACCGGGCGCTGTATTCGAGCTCGCGGACCGCTCTGACTCGCAGTGCCGTGAGCGCGGTCAGGACGGGCAGAACAACCCGGAAAAGACGACGGAAGACAACCGGACGAGTCGGCCGGATCCAGAACATGACCCTGATCGCTGAACGGCCGGTATTCGTGGAAGATCGGACCATCCCCGGGGCATGGGAAGGGGATTTGATCATCGGTAAAGCGAATAAATCAGCAATCGGAACCCTGGTCGAGCGAAGCAGCGGAAAAGTGATGCTGCTGCGAATCCCCGACGCGAAGCACCGCGCTGACCATGTCCGCGACGGCCTGATTGGGCTCTTCCGTGACCTGCCCGAGCAGCTGCGTGGTTCGCTGACTTGGGACCAGGGCGTCGAGATGCACCAACACGCTGGGGTGACCGAAGCGATCGGGTTACCGATCTATTTCTGTGACCCACATTCGCCGTGGCAGCGTGGCAGCAACGAGAACATAAATGGGCTACTGGACTGGTCCCCGAAAGTTGGACACCTAATTCAGGGTCCCTCTTTCAGGAGTAGTCAGATGTATTTGAAAAGCACGTTGAGCCACCCCGACGCCGTGTCGGCTGTGGAGATGTTCGAGCAGGGTTTCACCGCGAAGTCGGTGGCCCTGGCTCTTGACCTTGCCGGGGCTCCAGTCCAAATGTTGTACCAGCGATGGCAACTACGAGGATCAGGGGCTTTGGTGACCAGGGAACGCAAGCAGTACGACTTCGACACCAAGCTGCAGATCGTGCTGCGCCACACAAAAGGGGAATCGGGGCGTGCTCTTGCAGAGGAGTTCGGTCTCCCGTCTCCGAGCACGGTGGCGAATTGGACGAGCAAATACCGGCGCGAAGGGCCCGACGGTCTGAGTCCAAAGCGACGCGGTAGGCCACCCACCACACGGAAAGACGCACCACCTGAGACTGAGACCGAGGCGCTGCGTCGGGAGAATGAGCGATGTCTGTGA
- a CDS encoding IS3 family transposase (programmed frameshift), giving the protein MPKPYPPEFRRDVVAVARKHEAPLNQIAKDFGISESCLAYWLKKADVEEGVKPGVTEKESAELREARKRIRLLEQEAEVMRRAVAYLSRDVNPKMMYPLVRELAVDGVPVTVTCRVLRFSKQAFYQWLRNPVSQRDWDDAHLTNAAWDAHRDDPAFGYRFISDELNQAGLKAGENRVWRLCSQQRLWSVFAKKRGLRGKAGPPVHDDHVQRNFTATRPNQLWLTDITEHRTDEGKIYLCAIKDVWSNKIVGYSIDSRMKASLAVAAARNAIGQRDIAGTILHSDRGSQFRSNAFVRVLKNNAITGSMGRVGACGDNAAMESFFALLQKNVLDRQRWATREELRLAIVVWIERTYHRKRRQRRLGKLTPIEFETINMALNAA; this is encoded by the exons ATGCCCAAGCCCTACCCGCCCGAGTTCCGCCGCGATGTTGTCGCGGTCGCTCGCAAGCACGAAGCCCCGCTGAACCAGATCGCGAAGGACTTCGGAATTTCGGAGTCGTGTCTGGCGTACTGGCTGAAGAAAGCCGACGTCGAAGAGGGGGTGAAGCCTGGCGTGACGGAGAAGGAGTCGGCTGAGCTGCGGGAGGCGCGGAAACGGATCCGGCTGCTGGAGCAGGAAGCCGAGGTAATGCGCCGCGCCGTCGCCTACCTCTCCCGGGATGTCAACCCAA AAATGATGTACCCGCTGGTCCGCGAACTGGCCGTCGACGGAGTCCCCGTCACGGTGACCTGCCGGGTATTGCGCTTCTCCAAACAAGCCTTCTATCAGTGGCTCCGAAACCCCGTCTCGCAACGTGATTGGGACGACGCTCACCTGACCAACGCGGCGTGGGACGCCCACCGGGACGACCCCGCGTTCGGCTACCGGTTCATCAGCGACGAACTCAACCAGGCTGGCCTGAAGGCGGGCGAGAACCGGGTTTGGCGGCTCTGCTCCCAGCAGCGGCTCTGGTCCGTGTTCGCGAAGAAACGCGGCCTGAGGGGCAAAGCCGGCCCGCCCGTGCATGACGACCATGTCCAGCGGAACTTCACCGCGACACGCCCTAACCAGCTGTGGTTGACGGACATCACCGAGCATCGCACCGACGAAGGCAAAATCTACCTCTGCGCGATCAAGGACGTGTGGTCGAACAAGATCGTCGGCTACTCCATCGACTCCCGAATGAAAGCATCCCTGGCGGTCGCTGCGGCCCGCAACGCAATCGGGCAACGCGACATCGCCGGCACGATTCTGCACTCCGACCGCGGCTCTCAATTCCGCTCCAACGCCTTCGTGCGGGTGTTGAAGAACAACGCCATCACCGGGTCGATGGGCCGCGTCGGCGCATGCGGCGACAACGCCGCGATGGAGTCCTTCTTCGCCCTCCTGCAAAAGAACGTCCTCGACCGGCAACGATGGGCCACGAGGGAAGAGCTACGCCTCGCGATCGTGGTCTGGATCGAGCGAACCTACCATCGCAAGCGTCGGCAACGCCGCCTCGGCAAACTCACCCCGATCGAGTTTGAGACAATAAACATGGCCCTCAACGCCGCGTGA